Proteins from a genomic interval of Microbacterium abyssi:
- a CDS encoding SseB family protein — MALFSRRKKTDDAPSESQTPIEADAAEDTPDAEQPTSELASESGVPEAGIPEVGISVQAFRGVGAAAGPEVALPDPDAAAPAPRAAVPQTTASARQAPQPPQTPQKRALPLAPALPPEQTESVPGMKDNVLLRAALAELEEGATNEQLIGVLRQMMQNHLYLRVHGDARTQLAEGKPLSIAVVRDGERSYMLAFSSAEAVRESVQRETEPTATSAIAQPVTAVLHQVVTGSFAGLILDNASGVHRAVFPVEVLSKALEQADVDMTIKMLLAAPREEGSAQKVGDALATAKMWVAVNDGSGNGQVGIAEAQTTDGRRLLQLFSHPLEIVALGRGDKPMPFSPEQLAKVLSGHSELAGVIVDSAGPSIIVDRSALGAVLVRAVDVSE; from the coding sequence ATGGCTCTGTTCTCCCGCCGCAAGAAGACCGACGACGCACCTTCCGAGTCGCAGACGCCGATCGAGGCGGATGCTGCGGAGGACACTCCCGACGCCGAGCAGCCCACGAGCGAGCTCGCATCCGAGAGCGGAGTCCCCGAGGCTGGCATCCCGGAGGTCGGCATCTCCGTTCAGGCCTTCCGCGGCGTCGGCGCCGCCGCTGGGCCCGAAGTGGCGCTTCCGGATCCGGATGCGGCCGCCCCCGCCCCCCGTGCCGCAGTACCGCAGACGACGGCATCCGCTCGTCAGGCTCCGCAGCCGCCCCAGACCCCGCAGAAGCGCGCGCTGCCGCTGGCTCCGGCCCTCCCGCCGGAGCAGACCGAGTCGGTCCCGGGCATGAAGGACAACGTGCTGCTCCGTGCGGCCCTCGCCGAGCTCGAGGAGGGCGCGACCAACGAGCAGCTCATCGGGGTTCTGCGTCAGATGATGCAGAACCACCTCTACCTGCGCGTCCACGGCGACGCCCGTACGCAGCTCGCCGAGGGCAAGCCCCTGTCGATCGCGGTGGTCCGCGACGGCGAACGCAGCTACATGCTGGCGTTCAGCTCCGCCGAGGCGGTGCGCGAATCCGTGCAGCGCGAGACCGAGCCGACCGCGACGTCGGCGATCGCGCAACCGGTGACCGCGGTGCTCCATCAGGTCGTGACGGGCAGCTTCGCCGGTCTCATCCTCGACAACGCCTCGGGCGTGCATCGCGCCGTGTTCCCGGTGGAGGTCCTCTCGAAGGCGCTCGAGCAGGCCGACGTCGACATGACGATCAAGATGCTCCTCGCTGCTCCGCGTGAAGAGGGCTCCGCGCAGAAGGTCGGCGACGCGCTCGCGACGGCCAAGATGTGGGTCGCTGTGAACGATGGCAGCGGCAACGGCCAGGTCGGCATCGCCGAGGCGCAGACCACCGACGGCCGACGCCTCCTGCAGTTGTTCTCGCATCCGCTCGAGATCGTCGCGCTCGGCCGTGGCGACAAGCCGATGCCGTTCTCGCCCGAGCAGCTCGCGAAGGTGCTTTCCGGCCACAGTGAGCTGGCCGGCGTGATCGTCGATTCAGCCGGACCGTCGATCATCGTGGACCGCTCGGCGCTCGGTGCCGTGCTGGTGCGCGCGGTCGATGTGAGCGAGTAG
- a CDS encoding ATP-dependent helicase, with protein sequence MTEAPLIVPSTSGPRASGAHDQDDLLSGLNPQQLAAVTYRGPALLIVAGAGSGKTSVLTRRIASLLRGREAWPSQILAITFTNKAAGEMRERVEQLVGEASRGMWISTFHSACVRILRREAEQFGFTKSFTIYDSGDSRALLKRLVKEHEADAYGLTPASVQSRISKLKNELQDSESYARDANMSDPAERKFVEIFADYQRQLRKANAFDFDDLIGQTVYLFRAFPKVADTYRRRFRHILVDEYQDTNHAQYALIHELTRPVSAEAPDPYASNGMMIFEPETAPELEGASLTVVGDSDQSIYAFRGADIRNISEFERDFPGARVVLLEQNYRSTQNILSAANAVIGHNFDRKDKKLWSDRGDGDRIVGFTGYSQHDEAQFVADEVETLRRAGMPYSEMAVFYRTNSQSRALEEIFIRSAVPYKIMGGTKFYERAEIKDALAYLISVANPADEMSVRRILNKPRRGIGDVTETAIARFAEDHGITFRDALSVPAELGVGPKIQAGIAQLDAVLKEATELMLPASGEVPAPTVVADGLSLLLSKSGYLDALRASRDPQDEARVENLDEFVAVARDFARNNPEGTIADFLTEVALVSDADDLDDESGSVSMMTMHTAKGLEYDAVFVTGVEEDLIPHRISAGEPGGPQEERRLFYVGITRARKRLHLSLAMTRAQFGEVSVAMPSRFLQEIPAELVDWRQSPGDVNSRGGMQSRALNGRRSGGFGSGSGGYGSGSGGDRFGVKKLPPRDSLKPLSTSMDKFPNKVTGKVRDNGDLELAQGDRIRHDDFGDGRVDAVTGEGAKRIAHVRFDSAGLKKLLIKIAPIEKL encoded by the coding sequence ATGACCGAAGCCCCTCTCATCGTCCCGTCCACCTCAGGCCCGCGCGCTTCCGGAGCGCACGACCAGGACGACCTGCTCTCGGGTCTCAACCCGCAGCAGCTCGCCGCCGTGACCTACCGCGGCCCCGCGCTGCTCATCGTCGCCGGAGCCGGCTCGGGCAAGACGAGCGTGCTCACCCGCCGCATCGCGTCGCTGCTGCGCGGGCGCGAGGCGTGGCCCAGTCAGATCCTCGCCATCACGTTCACGAACAAGGCGGCGGGCGAGATGCGCGAACGCGTCGAGCAACTCGTCGGCGAGGCATCCCGCGGCATGTGGATCTCGACGTTCCACTCCGCGTGCGTGCGGATCCTGCGCCGCGAGGCCGAGCAGTTCGGGTTCACCAAGTCGTTCACCATCTACGACTCCGGCGACTCGCGCGCGCTGCTCAAGCGCCTGGTCAAAGAGCACGAGGCCGACGCCTACGGGCTGACGCCGGCATCCGTGCAGTCACGCATCTCGAAGCTCAAGAACGAGCTGCAGGACTCCGAGTCGTACGCGCGCGACGCGAACATGAGCGACCCCGCCGAACGCAAGTTCGTCGAGATCTTCGCCGATTACCAGCGGCAGCTGCGCAAGGCGAACGCGTTCGACTTCGATGACCTCATCGGCCAGACCGTGTACCTCTTCCGCGCCTTCCCCAAGGTCGCCGACACGTATCGGCGGCGGTTCCGGCACATCCTCGTCGACGAGTACCAAGACACCAACCACGCCCAGTACGCGCTCATCCATGAGCTCACTCGCCCGGTTTCAGCCGAAGCGCCCGACCCGTATGCCTCGAACGGCATGATGATCTTCGAGCCCGAGACAGCGCCTGAACTGGAGGGCGCCTCGCTGACGGTGGTCGGCGACTCGGACCAGTCGATCTACGCGTTCCGCGGCGCCGACATCCGCAACATCAGCGAGTTCGAGCGCGACTTCCCGGGAGCCAGGGTCGTGCTGCTCGAGCAGAACTACCGATCGACGCAGAACATCCTCTCGGCCGCGAACGCCGTGATCGGGCACAACTTCGACCGCAAGGACAAGAAGCTGTGGAGCGACCGCGGCGACGGCGACAGGATCGTCGGGTTCACCGGGTACTCGCAGCACGACGAGGCGCAGTTCGTCGCCGATGAGGTCGAGACGCTGCGCCGTGCAGGAATGCCGTACTCCGAGATGGCGGTGTTCTACCGCACGAACTCGCAGTCTCGTGCGCTGGAGGAGATCTTCATCCGCTCGGCCGTGCCGTACAAGATCATGGGCGGCACGAAGTTCTACGAGCGCGCCGAGATCAAGGACGCCCTGGCCTACTTGATCTCGGTGGCCAACCCCGCCGACGAGATGTCGGTGCGCCGCATCCTCAACAAGCCCCGCCGCGGCATCGGAGACGTCACCGAGACAGCCATCGCGCGCTTCGCCGAAGACCACGGCATCACCTTCCGCGATGCTCTGTCCGTGCCGGCCGAGCTCGGCGTCGGGCCGAAGATCCAGGCCGGGATCGCACAGCTGGATGCCGTGCTGAAGGAGGCGACCGAGCTGATGCTGCCGGCATCCGGCGAGGTGCCCGCGCCCACGGTCGTGGCCGACGGGCTCAGCCTGCTGCTCTCCAAGAGCGGATACCTCGACGCGCTGCGCGCGAGCCGAGATCCACAGGACGAGGCGCGCGTCGAGAACCTCGATGAGTTCGTCGCCGTCGCCCGCGACTTCGCACGCAACAATCCCGAGGGCACGATCGCCGACTTCCTCACCGAGGTGGCGCTGGTCTCCGACGCCGACGACCTCGACGACGAATCCGGCTCTGTGTCGATGATGACGATGCACACGGCCAAGGGCCTCGAATACGACGCCGTGTTCGTCACCGGCGTCGAGGAGGACCTCATCCCGCACCGGATCTCCGCCGGGGAGCCGGGCGGCCCGCAGGAGGAGCGCCGGCTGTTCTACGTCGGCATCACCCGCGCCCGCAAGCGCCTGCACCTGTCGCTCGCGATGACCCGCGCGCAGTTCGGCGAGGTGTCGGTGGCGATGCCGAGCCGGTTCCTGCAGGAGATCCCCGCAGAGCTCGTCGACTGGCGGCAGTCGCCAGGAGACGTGAACTCGCGCGGCGGAATGCAGTCGCGCGCGCTCAACGGCCGACGGTCCGGCGGGTTCGGCTCCGGCTCCGGCGGGTACGGCTCGGGTTCCGGCGGCGACCGCTTCGGCGTCAAGAAGCTGCCGCCGCGGGACTCCCTCAAACCGCTGTCGACATCGATGGACAAGTTCCCGAACAAGGTCACCGGCAAGGTGCGCGACAACGGCGATCTCGAACTCGCCCAGGGCGACCGCATCCGCCACGACGACTTCGGTGACGGGCGGGTCGACGCCGTCACCGGCGAGGGCGCGAAGCGCATCGCCCACGTGCGCTTCGACTCGGCCGGTCTCAAGAAGCTCCTCATCAAGATCGCCCCGATCGAGAAGCTCTGA
- the glsA gene encoding glutaminase A, with translation MAAREKLSDIVTSFLDIVHDRLVSDRRGAVADYIPQLADADPELFGIALCGLNGRVYESGDTGVEFTIQSVSKPFVYSLALDDQGLDAVHDRVGAEPSGEAFNSVKLEAGTGRPPNPMVNAGAIVTTSLVSGRSAEDRFARILSRLSAFAGRDLSVDDAVLASEQASGDRNRALAYLMHGAGSLTSPVLDTLDTYFRQCSVLVTARDIAVMGATLANGGVNPVTGQRVTSAETCQHVMTIMATCGMYDYAGEWLLRAGLPAKSGVAGGLVASSPGEFGLGLFSPRLDASGASVRGVAAAQQLATRFGLHVLHRPLTLSASEVMAANDELAAGLGAEQDAVAAQLLQENADDLAVWRLRGYIDFDGAERLLLDLDAWLEARPTDRDSPAVIVLDLTEVTQLQSVAVWMLAALATWCRARGMRVIASDPQGRSLGVAGLSQSADFDDAVRDAAAMAGATADD, from the coding sequence ATGGCAGCCCGGGAGAAGCTCTCTGACATCGTGACGTCGTTCCTCGACATCGTGCACGATCGGCTGGTCAGCGACAGACGCGGCGCGGTCGCCGATTACATCCCGCAGCTGGCGGATGCCGACCCGGAACTGTTCGGGATCGCTCTGTGCGGGCTCAACGGCCGCGTGTACGAGAGCGGGGACACCGGGGTGGAGTTCACGATCCAGTCGGTCTCGAAGCCGTTCGTGTATTCGCTCGCGCTCGACGACCAGGGGCTCGATGCCGTCCACGACCGGGTCGGCGCTGAACCCAGCGGCGAGGCGTTCAACTCCGTGAAGCTCGAAGCCGGCACCGGACGCCCGCCGAACCCCATGGTCAATGCGGGTGCGATCGTCACGACGTCGCTCGTGTCCGGCCGCTCTGCCGAGGATCGCTTCGCTCGCATCCTCTCCCGCCTCAGCGCTTTCGCCGGCCGCGACCTGAGCGTCGATGACGCCGTACTCGCCTCCGAGCAGGCATCGGGCGACCGCAATCGGGCGCTGGCCTACCTCATGCACGGGGCCGGCTCGCTCACCTCCCCCGTCCTGGATACGCTCGACACCTACTTCCGGCAGTGCTCGGTGCTCGTCACGGCGCGCGACATCGCCGTGATGGGCGCGACGCTCGCGAACGGCGGCGTCAATCCGGTCACCGGGCAGCGCGTGACAAGCGCGGAGACCTGTCAGCACGTCATGACGATCATGGCCACCTGCGGCATGTACGACTACGCCGGCGAATGGCTGCTGCGGGCGGGGCTTCCGGCGAAGTCGGGAGTCGCTGGCGGACTCGTGGCGAGCTCACCCGGCGAGTTCGGGCTCGGTCTGTTCAGCCCGCGCCTCGACGCCAGCGGTGCGAGCGTGCGCGGCGTCGCGGCCGCCCAGCAGCTCGCGACGAGGTTCGGACTCCACGTGCTGCACCGTCCTCTAACGCTGTCGGCTTCGGAGGTGATGGCCGCGAACGACGAGCTCGCAGCGGGCTTGGGCGCGGAGCAGGATGCCGTCGCCGCACAGCTCCTTCAGGAGAACGCCGACGACCTCGCGGTGTGGCGCCTGCGCGGCTACATCGACTTCGACGGCGCGGAGCGCCTGCTGCTGGATCTGGACGCCTGGCTCGAGGCGCGACCGACCGATCGCGATTCCCCTGCCGTGATCGTCCTCGACCTGACCGAGGTGACGCAGCTGCAGTCCGTCGCGGTCTGGATGCTCGCCGCTCTCGCCACCTGGTGCCGTGCGCGGGGCATGCGTGTCATCGCCAGCGACCCGCAGGGCCGCAGCCTGGGTGTCGCGGGCCTGTCGCAATCGGCCGACTTCGACGACGCCGTCCGCGATGCCGCAGCGATGGCGGGCGCGACCGCGGACGACTGA
- the ligD gene encoding non-homologous end-joining DNA ligase, which produces MASERVTLTVSDPEGDRDVDLSSPNKVIWPAAATGSGDDGITKAEFADYVQTVATPFLNANGHRPVSLERFRSGVTPGSEAFFSKNPPKGTPDFVDAVTVTYNSGRQHPQIVLNRPSAIVWAVQMNTIVFHPWASLADDTDNPVELRIDLDPQPGTDFKDAVAAAHGLREVLREADLEPFIKTSGNRGLHVFCPIEPTHEFLDVRHAVIAAGRELERRMPERVTMNWWKEERGERIFIDFNQANRDRTMAGAYSPRALPAATVSTPVEWDELDDVDPMAFTVRSIPARLADIGDPWARMQDEPGRVDTLLGWWERDLENGLGELSFPPEFPKMPGEPPRVQPSKRVAENWDAEGNRIDG; this is translated from the coding sequence ATGGCCTCCGAACGCGTGACACTGACGGTCTCCGACCCCGAAGGCGACCGCGACGTCGACCTCTCCAGCCCGAACAAGGTCATCTGGCCGGCCGCTGCGACCGGCTCCGGGGACGACGGGATCACGAAGGCCGAGTTCGCCGACTACGTGCAGACCGTGGCCACGCCCTTCCTGAACGCGAACGGGCACCGCCCGGTGTCGCTCGAGCGTTTCCGCAGCGGCGTGACGCCGGGATCGGAGGCCTTCTTCTCGAAGAATCCGCCCAAGGGCACCCCCGACTTCGTGGACGCGGTGACCGTCACGTACAACAGCGGGCGCCAGCATCCGCAGATCGTCCTGAACCGGCCGAGCGCGATCGTCTGGGCCGTGCAGATGAACACGATCGTGTTCCACCCGTGGGCGTCGCTGGCCGACGACACCGACAATCCGGTCGAGCTGCGCATCGACCTCGACCCGCAACCGGGCACCGATTTCAAGGACGCCGTCGCCGCCGCCCACGGCCTGCGCGAGGTGCTGCGGGAGGCCGACCTCGAGCCGTTCATCAAGACCAGCGGCAACCGCGGGCTGCACGTGTTCTGCCCGATCGAGCCGACGCACGAGTTCCTCGACGTCCGTCACGCGGTCATCGCGGCCGGGCGCGAGCTGGAACGCCGGATGCCGGAGCGGGTCACGATGAACTGGTGGAAGGAAGAGCGCGGCGAGCGCATCTTCATCGATTTCAACCAGGCCAACCGCGACCGCACGATGGCGGGTGCTTACAGCCCGCGCGCGCTGCCCGCGGCGACCGTCTCGACGCCGGTCGAGTGGGACGAGCTCGACGACGTGGACCCCATGGCATTCACGGTGCGCAGCATCCCTGCCCGGCTCGCGGACATCGGCGACCCGTGGGCGCGGATGCAGGACGAGCCCGGCCGCGTCGACACGCTGCTGGGCTGGTGGGAGCGGGATCTCGAGAACGGCCTCGGCGAGCTGTCGTTCCCGCCGGAGTTCCCCAAGATGCCAGGTGAGCCGCCGCGCGTGCAGCCGAGCAAACGGGTCGCCGAGAACTGGGATGCCGAGGGCAACCGGATCGACGGCTGA